From Candidatus Methylopumilus planktonicus, a single genomic window includes:
- the ispD gene encoding 2-C-methyl-D-erythritol 4-phosphate cytidylyltransferase — MAKFHIIIPAAGSGSRMGLGQPKQYLKIHKQTFIERVIRVFENIPLVDSIHIALQPKDDLWDTLNLSLSSKVNVHYCGGESRAKTVLNTLETIKTHTNESDWILVHDAARPGVQEKDVIHLIETLKNDPVGGLLAYPIADTIKKSDKEDRVIDSPVRDHLWQAQTPQMYRYKMLIDALKSFDGIPTDESQAIERLGMKPKLIKGDFKNFKVTYQEDLSILEHLITE; from the coding sequence ATGGCGAAATTTCATATCATTATTCCCGCAGCAGGCTCAGGTTCCAGAATGGGATTGGGCCAGCCAAAACAGTACCTTAAAATTCATAAACAAACTTTCATCGAAAGAGTAATTCGTGTTTTTGAAAATATTCCCCTTGTCGATTCTATTCATATTGCACTTCAGCCAAAAGATGATCTTTGGGACACACTTAATCTTTCTTTGTCATCAAAAGTGAATGTGCATTATTGTGGTGGAGAATCTCGAGCTAAGACAGTTCTTAATACATTAGAAACAATAAAAACTCATACGAACGAGAGTGATTGGATTTTAGTTCATGATGCAGCGCGACCAGGTGTCCAAGAAAAAGATGTTATTCATCTAATAGAGACATTAAAAAATGATCCAGTAGGCGGCTTGCTTGCATACCCCATAGCAGACACTATAAAAAAATCTGACAAAGAAGATAGGGTTATTGATTCACCAGTAAGAGATCATTTATGGCAAGCACAAACACCTCAAATGTATAGGTATAAAATGTTAATCGACGCACTTAAGTCATTTGATGGTATTCCAACCGATGAGTCTCAAGCAATTGAGCGGTTAGGAATGAAGCCAAAATTAATTAAAGGCGATTTTAAAAATTTCAAAGTAACTTATCAAGAAGATCTTAGTATTCTTGAGCATTTAATCACTGAATAG
- the ispF gene encoding 2-C-methyl-D-erythritol 2,4-cyclodiphosphate synthase: MIKVGQGFDVHQLVNGRKCIIGGVEIPFHKGLDGHSDADVLLHAIADAILGAAGLGDIGKHFPNTDPSIKNIDSRDILKKVILLIQEKKYSIINIDATVICELPKLAPYIDHMKNNIALDCNIDIHAVNVKATTTETLGFAGRGEGIAAQAICLIESK, from the coding sequence ATGATAAAAGTTGGACAAGGTTTTGATGTTCATCAGTTAGTGAACGGCAGAAAATGTATTATTGGAGGAGTTGAAATTCCTTTTCATAAAGGATTAGACGGCCATTCAGATGCCGATGTTCTTTTACATGCAATTGCTGATGCAATCCTTGGTGCCGCTGGACTTGGAGATATAGGCAAGCATTTTCCAAATACAGACCCATCTATTAAAAATATAGACTCCAGAGATATTTTGAAGAAAGTAATTTTATTAATTCAAGAAAAAAAATATTCGATTATTAATATTGATGCCACAGTAATTTGTGAATTACCTAAATTGGCACCGTATATTGATCACATGAAAAATAATATTGCATTAGATTGCAATATAGATATTCACGCAGTGAATGTGAAGGCAACAACAACTGAAACTCTAGGATTCGCTGGAAGAGGTGAAGGTATTGCAGCTCAGGCTATTTGTTTAATAGAGTCTAAATAG
- a CDS encoding ABC transporter ATP-binding protein, with protein MFQRFEKLLNPFPEYFLTTPPKTLLMFVWSCTKNLRWLILFMALLTAVIGSFEAILFSYMGSLVDLLNHSNPENFWSENASMLMSASAVLILSTLLVLFQTLIKHQSLAGAFPMRMRWNFHRLLLNQSMNFYHNEFAGRVAAKVMQTALAVRDLWFILADILVYVIIYFLTMIFVVGKFNLILMLPFLSWFLFYILVLIYFVPRLSKLSRNQADARSLMTGRITDAYTNISTIKLFSHAGREANFAKVAMNDFLGAVNMQMRLVSWIEIINHFLSMLLVIGTAIVAIWLWSKNEIMVGVVATSTAMALRLNGISHWVMWEMTSLYEQVGTLQDGLNTLSIQQEIKDIKNAEDLIIKKASVSFQNIVFNYPNQKTSVIHNFSLNIRPGEKVGLVGRSGSGKSTLVNLLLRFYDLKSGVITIDNQDISKVNQNSLRKKIGMVTQDTSLLHRSVKDNVVYGRPNATRSEMIGAAKRAKAHDFIMQLEDNLSRKGYEAHVGERGVKLSGGQRQRISIARVMLKDAPILLLDEATSALDSEIEVVIQQSLYQLMEGKTVIAIAHRLSTIAAMDRLIVIDKGKIIEEGSHNELIKKKGLYARLWKHQSGGFLGEA; from the coding sequence ATGTTTCAGCGTTTTGAAAAACTTCTTAATCCTTTTCCCGAGTACTTTCTAACTACACCACCCAAAACCTTGTTGATGTTTGTATGGTCGTGCACTAAAAATCTTAGATGGCTCATTTTATTTATGGCTCTATTAACAGCTGTCATAGGTAGCTTCGAAGCTATTTTATTCTCATACATGGGCTCTTTAGTTGACTTACTAAATCATTCAAACCCAGAAAATTTTTGGTCTGAAAATGCTTCTATGCTGATGTCAGCATCAGCAGTTTTAATCTTAAGTACATTGCTTGTTTTATTCCAAACCTTAATTAAGCATCAATCCCTCGCAGGTGCTTTCCCTATGCGAATGCGTTGGAATTTTCATCGATTACTTCTTAATCAGAGTATGAACTTCTATCATAATGAATTTGCAGGCAGGGTTGCTGCAAAAGTTATGCAAACTGCGCTTGCGGTAAGAGATTTATGGTTCATTTTGGCTGACATTCTGGTGTACGTGATTATTTACTTCTTAACGATGATTTTTGTTGTAGGTAAATTCAATTTGATCCTGATGCTTCCATTTCTTAGCTGGTTTCTTTTTTATATTCTTGTTCTTATATATTTTGTACCACGCTTAAGTAAATTGTCTAGAAATCAAGCTGACGCAAGGTCATTAATGACAGGGCGTATTACAGATGCTTATACAAATATAAGTACTATCAAGCTTTTTTCTCACGCCGGACGTGAAGCAAACTTTGCCAAGGTTGCAATGAATGATTTTTTAGGTGCAGTGAATATGCAAATGCGTTTAGTTAGCTGGATTGAAATTATTAATCATTTTTTAAGTATGTTGCTTGTGATTGGAACAGCTATTGTTGCAATTTGGCTTTGGTCGAAAAATGAAATCATGGTAGGAGTAGTTGCAACTTCAACAGCTATGGCTTTGAGATTGAATGGTATCTCGCACTGGGTAATGTGGGAAATGACATCCTTATATGAGCAAGTCGGAACTCTTCAAGACGGCCTAAACACACTTTCAATTCAGCAAGAAATTAAAGATATTAAAAATGCAGAAGATCTCATCATAAAAAAAGCTTCAGTTTCATTTCAAAACATTGTTTTCAATTATCCAAATCAAAAAACATCAGTTATTCATAATTTTTCATTGAATATTAGGCCTGGTGAAAAGGTTGGTCTAGTAGGCAGATCTGGATCAGGAAAATCTACACTCGTAAATTTGTTATTACGATTTTATGATCTTAAATCAGGTGTAATTACTATCGATAATCAAGATATATCAAAAGTAAATCAAAATAGCTTGAGAAAAAAGATTGGTATGGTCACACAAGATACATCCTTACTTCATCGATCAGTTAAAGACAATGTGGTCTATGGAAGGCCTAATGCAACACGAAGTGAAATGATTGGTGCGGCGAAAAGAGCTAAAGCCCATGACTTTATTATGCAGTTGGAAGATAACCTTTCTAGAAAAGGCTACGAAGCTCATGTTGGCGAAAGAGGCGTTAAGTTATCAGGAGGCCAAAGACAGCGTATTTCTATTGCAAGAGTCATGTTAAAAGATGCGCCTATATTATTATTAGATGAAGCAACAAGCGCACTTGATTCTGAAATTGAAGTTGTTATTCAACAAAGTCTCTATCAATTAATGGAGGGCAAGACAGTGATCGCAATTGCACATCGCCTATCCACTATTGCTGCAATGGATAGGCTTATTGTGATTGATAAAGGTAAGATTATAGAAGAGGGGTCTCATAATGAGCTTATTAAAAAGAAAGGCTTATATGCGAGACTTTGGAAGCATCAAAGCGGAGGTTTTCTGGGTGAAGCCTAA
- a CDS encoding Smr/MutS family protein, with amino-acid sequence MAKNENDKDEINLFREAIKGATPLKISPKKKEHKAPQKKPRPVPLNFIRDEKQALIDSISDHYEPLHDIENGDELFYIRQGHSPDVLKKLRKGYWVVQKSIDLHGMISDEAKAYVVQFIAECKKNNIRCIRIVHGKGYNSKNKEPILKNKLKHWLAQKEEVIAYAQARAHDGGSGAVIVLLTAH; translated from the coding sequence ATGGCAAAAAATGAAAATGATAAAGATGAAATTAATTTATTCAGAGAAGCCATTAAAGGCGCAACTCCTTTAAAAATCAGTCCGAAAAAAAAAGAACATAAAGCACCTCAAAAAAAACCTAGGCCCGTCCCTCTAAATTTTATAAGAGATGAAAAACAAGCGCTGATTGACTCTATTAGTGATCACTACGAACCACTTCATGACATTGAAAATGGTGATGAGTTATTCTATATCAGACAAGGTCACTCACCTGATGTATTAAAAAAACTAAGGAAAGGTTATTGGGTGGTGCAAAAATCTATTGATCTTCATGGCATGATTTCGGATGAAGCAAAAGCATATGTGGTTCAATTTATAGCGGAATGTAAAAAAAATAATATTCGCTGTATTCGTATTGTCCATGGCAAAGGCTATAACTCTAAAAACAAAGAGCCTATTCTTAAAAATAAACTCAAGCATTGGTTAGCGCAAAAAGAAGAGGTTATCGCATACGCTCAGGCGCGAGCTCATGATGGAGGTAGTGGAGCTGTTATTGTGTTATTAACCGCACATTAG
- the trxB gene encoding thioredoxin-disulfide reductase, which translates to MAKHAQLIILGSGPAGYSAAVYAARANLNPVLITGIAQGGQLMTTTDVDNWPADPDGVMGPELMERFEKHAKRFNTEIVFDHIHTTHLKEKPIRLIGDSSEYTCDALIIATGASAKYLGLHSETAFLGKGVSACATCDGFFYKNQEVAVVGGGNTAVEEALYLSNIANKVTLIHRRDKFKAEAIQMDKIHDRVKEGKIVLETFKTLEEVLGDTSGVTGIKIKDVNTNESKSIELKGVFIAIGHQPNTSIFEGQLDMENGYIIANAGRHGNFTATSISGVFAAGDVQDHIYRQAVTSAGSGCMAALDAERFLTK; encoded by the coding sequence ATGGCAAAACATGCCCAACTTATCATCTTAGGCTCTGGTCCAGCAGGCTATTCTGCTGCAGTTTATGCTGCCAGAGCAAACCTTAATCCCGTTCTTATCACTGGGATTGCCCAAGGTGGCCAGTTGATGACTACTACAGATGTTGATAATTGGCCTGCGGATCCTGATGGCGTTATGGGTCCTGAGCTCATGGAGCGCTTTGAAAAACATGCTAAGCGCTTTAACACTGAAATTGTGTTTGATCATATTCATACGACACACCTTAAAGAAAAACCTATTCGACTTATAGGTGACTCATCTGAGTACACATGTGACGCACTTATTATTGCAACTGGCGCATCAGCAAAATATCTTGGATTGCATAGTGAGACTGCATTTTTAGGAAAGGGTGTTTCTGCTTGCGCAACATGCGATGGCTTTTTTTACAAAAATCAAGAAGTTGCGGTTGTTGGTGGCGGAAATACAGCTGTCGAAGAGGCGCTTTACCTATCTAATATCGCAAATAAAGTAACATTAATTCACAGGCGCGACAAATTCAAAGCTGAAGCTATTCAGATGGATAAAATTCACGATCGCGTAAAAGAAGGAAAAATCGTTCTTGAAACATTTAAAACCCTAGAAGAAGTTTTAGGTGACACCTCAGGCGTCACTGGAATAAAAATTAAAGATGTAAATACAAATGAAAGTAAATCTATAGAACTCAAAGGTGTTTTTATTGCTATTGGTCACCAACCCAACACCTCAATTTTTGAAGGTCAATTGGATATGGAGAATGGTTATATTATTGCAAATGCTGGTCGTCATGGTAATTTTACAGCGACTTCAATTTCTGGTGTGTTTGCAGCAGGTGATGTTCAAGATCACATTTATCGCCAAGCAGTTACAAGTGCTGGAAGCGGTTGTATGGCGGCACTTGATGCAGAGAGATTTTTAACGAAATAA
- a CDS encoding DNA translocase FtsK, with protein sequence MFFKKKSETGKASQTPQDNKLSGIKSKLTREAWWLSLIFLGLYLTITLATYSSQDPSWSHSVSGSNSIHNAGGIIGSYLSDLLLYIFGLSSWWLSFLCFFSIWLLYPQYNKDLKGYRSFLFFNYFGFCLLISASSAFEAGHLIDLPAQFPLSQGGLLGKLFDQALLSSLGYVGSSIFLITSIAIGFSLFTGWSWLKISEHSGHFTFALFQRWQYRYRDWQDRKHGRIIEQQRLELLESERRKSENRSPLNIESSDVQIKKSERVQKEKQIPLFNFSDNLLPPLHLLDQPSDQVEPQSSETIEFISRLIEKKLMDFGIEAKVISAQPGPVITRYEFEPAPGVKGSQVTNLSKDLARALSVVSVRVVETIPGKTCMGLEIPNPKRQIVYLSEIMSSQIFADTSASLTIALGKDISGRPEVADLSKMPHVLIAGTTGSGKSVAINALILSLLYKANSEKVRMIFIDPKMLELSVYEGIPHLLAPVVTDMRQAANALNWSVGEMERRYKLMSILGVRNLAGYNQKIKDSIKDGSPIADPINPENTEPLSEMPLIVIVIDELADLMMVVGKKIEELIARLAQKARASGIHLVLATQRPSVDVITGLIKANIPARIAFQVASKIDSRTILDQMGAETLLGQGDMLYQPAGSGYPQRIHGAFVSDQEVHKVVSYLKSHGEPNYIEGILTNETSESGDYGDSSSNFSGEKDQLYDEAVELVLRTRKPSISSVQRHLRIGYNRAARIIEDMERAGLVSAMQSNGNRDILAPNQND encoded by the coding sequence TTGTTTTTTAAAAAAAAATCAGAAACTGGAAAAGCTAGCCAAACTCCACAGGATAATAAACTTAGTGGGATTAAAAGTAAGCTTACACGTGAAGCTTGGTGGTTAAGCTTAATTTTTTTAGGCCTTTATTTAACCATCACACTTGCGACATACTCTAGCCAAGATCCATCATGGTCTCATAGCGTCAGCGGCTCAAATTCAATTCATAATGCTGGTGGGATTATTGGTTCGTATTTATCTGATTTACTCCTCTATATTTTCGGTTTATCAAGTTGGTGGCTAAGCTTCTTATGTTTCTTTAGTATTTGGCTTCTTTATCCTCAATACAATAAAGATTTAAAAGGCTATCGCTCTTTTTTATTTTTTAACTATTTTGGTTTCTGTCTTTTAATTTCCGCCTCGTCTGCTTTTGAAGCAGGACATTTAATAGATCTCCCAGCTCAATTTCCATTAAGCCAAGGTGGCTTACTTGGAAAATTATTTGATCAAGCATTACTTTCCTCTTTGGGTTATGTAGGCTCAAGTATTTTCTTGATCACATCGATTGCAATCGGATTTAGCTTATTTACAGGATGGTCATGGCTTAAAATTTCAGAGCATTCAGGCCACTTTACTTTCGCTTTATTTCAAAGATGGCAATATCGATATAGAGATTGGCAAGATCGCAAACATGGGAGAATTATAGAGCAGCAGAGATTAGAGCTTTTGGAGAGTGAGCGCAGAAAATCTGAAAATAGATCGCCATTGAATATTGAATCTTCTGACGTACAAATAAAAAAAAGTGAGCGTGTGCAAAAAGAGAAACAAATTCCATTGTTTAATTTTAGTGACAATTTATTACCGCCTCTTCATCTTTTAGATCAGCCATCAGATCAAGTCGAACCGCAATCGTCAGAAACGATTGAGTTTATATCTCGACTCATTGAAAAGAAATTAATGGACTTTGGTATTGAAGCAAAAGTAATTTCAGCTCAACCTGGCCCTGTAATTACCCGCTATGAGTTTGAGCCAGCACCTGGCGTTAAAGGTAGTCAAGTGACTAACTTATCGAAAGATTTAGCGCGCGCACTTTCTGTTGTGAGTGTTCGTGTTGTTGAAACCATTCCTGGTAAAACATGTATGGGTTTAGAGATACCCAATCCTAAAAGGCAGATTGTTTACTTGTCAGAAATTATGAGCTCACAAATCTTCGCAGATACGAGCGCTTCTCTCACGATTGCCTTAGGAAAAGATATTTCAGGCCGTCCCGAGGTCGCTGATTTATCTAAAATGCCACATGTATTAATTGCAGGCACTACAGGCTCCGGTAAATCGGTTGCGATCAATGCATTAATCCTAAGTTTACTTTACAAAGCCAACTCTGAAAAAGTGAGGATGATTTTCATTGATCCTAAGATGCTTGAGTTATCTGTCTATGAAGGAATCCCTCACTTGTTAGCGCCGGTCGTCACTGATATGCGTCAAGCTGCCAATGCATTAAATTGGTCTGTAGGTGAAATGGAAAGGCGTTATAAGCTGATGTCGATATTGGGCGTTCGAAACTTAGCTGGATACAATCAAAAAATTAAAGATAGTATTAAAGATGGCTCTCCTATTGCAGATCCTATAAATCCAGAAAATACTGAACCATTATCTGAAATGCCACTTATTGTAATTGTGATTGATGAGCTTGCAGATTTAATGATGGTGGTAGGCAAAAAAATTGAAGAGCTTATTGCTAGGCTTGCTCAAAAAGCCAGGGCTTCTGGTATCCACTTAGTACTAGCCACACAAAGACCCTCGGTAGACGTGATCACGGGACTCATCAAAGCTAACATTCCTGCAAGGATAGCATTTCAAGTAGCTAGCAAAATTGATTCACGAACAATCTTAGATCAAATGGGGGCCGAGACTTTGCTTGGGCAAGGCGATATGTTATATCAACCTGCTGGATCAGGTTATCCACAAAGAATTCATGGGGCATTTGTATCTGATCAAGAAGTACATAAAGTTGTGAGTTACCTTAAGTCACATGGTGAGCCAAATTATATTGAAGGTATTTTAACCAACGAAACTTCAGAGAGTGGAGATTACGGTGATTCTTCTTCTAATTTCTCAGGCGAGAAAGATCAGCTTTATGATGAGGCTGTTGAATTAGTATTGCGAACTAGAAAACCATCCATCTCTTCAGTTCAAAGACATTTACGCATTGGCTATAACCGTGCCGCAAGAATTATTGAGGATATGGAGAGAGCTGGTCTTGTTTCCGCAATGCAAAGTAATGGCAATAGAGATATCCTAGCCCCAAATCAAAATGATTAA
- the lolA gene encoding outer membrane lipoprotein chaperone LolA: MIKLFSVFLIFSLNASAEGISDLNAFVSNVSSMSSEFSQVVLDKKGSKLQDVEGVMLFKRPNKFRWDYLKPYQNQIISDGDRLYMYDQDLRQVSINPIAKVGGSTPLLIIAGKNIEKYFILKNIEAPVGGEANQNINWVEAIPKEEGAGFTKIILGLTENKLSVMKIVDAFEHITTISFKNAKFNVSLTDNDFLFKLPNGVDVVQNGGASNNLSTTPNPNKNKDAELITFANDWANAWSTKDIDLYLSKYAQDFKAPNGDALSLWQASRRQKISSQGKILVEIEDIKLITKVENFARIQFKQRYTSDKLSEMSNKSLLVKKIDGQWLIQEEISGK; encoded by the coding sequence ATGATTAAACTGTTTTCTGTTTTTCTAATTTTTTCTTTAAATGCATCTGCTGAAGGTATTTCAGATCTTAATGCTTTTGTAAGTAACGTCTCAAGTATGTCTTCTGAATTTAGTCAGGTTGTTTTAGATAAGAAGGGTTCAAAACTCCAAGATGTTGAGGGCGTAATGCTATTTAAAAGACCTAATAAGTTTAGATGGGATTATTTAAAGCCTTATCAAAATCAAATCATTAGCGATGGTGATCGACTTTATATGTACGACCAGGATCTGAGACAAGTTTCTATTAATCCGATAGCTAAAGTTGGTGGGTCAACGCCACTCTTAATTATTGCAGGTAAAAATATTGAAAAATATTTCATACTTAAAAATATAGAAGCTCCAGTTGGAGGTGAGGCTAATCAAAATATCAACTGGGTTGAGGCTATTCCTAAGGAGGAAGGCGCTGGATTTACTAAAATCATACTTGGTTTAACCGAAAATAAATTATCAGTGATGAAAATTGTTGATGCATTTGAACACATAACAACAATTAGTTTTAAGAATGCAAAATTTAATGTGAGCTTGACTGATAATGATTTTTTATTCAAGCTACCTAATGGCGTTGACGTTGTTCAAAACGGTGGCGCATCTAACAACTTATCGACAACACCAAATCCGAATAAAAATAAAGATGCAGAGTTAATTACTTTTGCAAATGACTGGGCAAATGCCTGGTCAACTAAAGATATTGACCTTTATTTAAGTAAATACGCACAAGATTTTAAAGCTCCAAATGGTGATGCATTATCTTTGTGGCAAGCCTCAAGAAGGCAAAAAATATCATCACAAGGAAAGATTCTCGTTGAAATTGAAGATATAAAGTTAATTACAAAAGTCGAAAATTTTGCTCGTATACAATTTAAACAAAGATATACTTCTGACAAGCTCTCTGAGATGTCTAATAAATCACTTTTAGTTAAAAAAATAGATGGCCAGTGGTTAATTCAAGAAGAGATCTCAGGTAAATAA
- a CDS encoding replication-associated recombination protein A — MNQMFEPNQSQLPLAEYLRPKFVGEIAGQKHILGEGKSLRVAIESGNLPSMILWGPPGVGKTTIARVIANSIDAEFISVSAVLSGVKDIREAIEKAQLNLQQYNKKTILFVDEVHRFNKSQQDAFLPHVESGLITFIGATTENPSFEVNSALLSRSQVYVLKMLDDEDLLLIYEKAKIYIAPDIEVDLEAKQEIIAYVNGDARRLLNFLELLFNTATSLKAKKIDRDFLKKTITSKVRRFDKGGDQFYDQISALHKSVRGSDPNAALYWLHRMLDGGADPLYLARRIVRIAVEDIGLADPKGQTIALEAYQIFERLGSPEGELALSNAVIYLSIAAKSNAAYMAFNEVKAFVAEGDNSDVPVHLRNAPTKLMKELDYGKNYRYAHNEPEAYAAGEKYFPDNLDPIEFYRPTTRGLESKILEKMNYLKSQDKQKK, encoded by the coding sequence ATGAATCAAATGTTCGAACCTAATCAGTCTCAATTGCCACTCGCTGAGTATTTAAGACCTAAATTTGTCGGAGAAATAGCAGGTCAAAAACATATTCTAGGTGAAGGTAAGTCCTTGCGTGTAGCTATTGAATCTGGAAATTTACCTTCCATGATTTTATGGGGGCCCCCAGGTGTTGGCAAAACAACCATAGCACGTGTTATTGCAAATTCTATTGATGCGGAGTTCATATCCGTATCTGCAGTCCTATCTGGCGTTAAAGATATTCGAGAGGCTATAGAAAAAGCCCAGCTTAATTTACAGCAATATAATAAAAAAACAATTTTGTTTGTAGATGAAGTCCATCGATTTAATAAAAGTCAGCAAGATGCATTTTTGCCACACGTTGAATCAGGATTGATTACTTTTATTGGAGCGACTACTGAGAATCCATCTTTTGAAGTTAATTCAGCCTTATTAAGTCGATCTCAAGTTTATGTTTTAAAAATGCTTGATGATGAAGATCTTCTCTTGATTTATGAAAAAGCTAAAATTTATATTGCGCCCGACATTGAGGTAGATCTTGAAGCTAAGCAAGAGATTATTGCCTATGTAAATGGCGATGCTAGAAGGCTGCTCAATTTTTTAGAATTACTCTTTAATACAGCCACATCTTTAAAAGCCAAAAAAATTGATCGAGACTTTTTAAAGAAAACAATTACAAGCAAGGTAAGACGCTTTGACAAGGGTGGGGATCAATTTTACGACCAAATTTCAGCGCTTCATAAATCTGTGAGAGGGTCTGACCCGAATGCTGCTTTATATTGGCTTCATCGGATGTTAGACGGAGGGGCTGATCCACTTTATTTGGCAAGAAGAATTGTTCGAATTGCCGTTGAGGATATAGGTTTAGCTGATCCAAAGGGACAAACTATAGCACTCGAAGCCTACCAAATCTTTGAACGGCTTGGCTCACCTGAAGGTGAGTTAGCGCTTTCGAACGCAGTGATTTACCTATCGATTGCAGCGAAAAGTAATGCGGCATATATGGCTTTCAATGAAGTGAAAGCATTTGTAGCGGAAGGGGATAATAGTGATGTGCCAGTTCATCTTCGAAACGCCCCAACTAAGCTTATGAAGGAATTAGATTACGGAAAAAACTATCGTTATGCTCACAATGAACCCGAAGCTTACGCAGCAGGAGAGAAATATTTTCCAGATAATTTAGACCCCATTGAATTTTATAGGCCTACAACTCGAGGATTAGAGAGTAAAATTCTCGAAAAAATGAATTATTTAAAATCTCAGGACAAGCAAAAGAAATAG
- the serS gene encoding serine--tRNA ligase encodes MIDIQILRNDIGIAKDKLLSRGFDLDVATFQSLENVRKELQVKTQDLQEKRNSISKEIGISKSKNENTDLLMKSVNAISDDLKAGESELAELQEKINQFMLDIPNIPHESTPIGKSESDNKVLKTVGEPRKFTFKIKDHVDVGAQHGLNFDLGAKLSGARFVVIEGKLAKLHRAITQYMLDTQTDKHGYKECYTPYLVNSDSLIGTGQLPKFEADLFSLSHNESKLYLIPTSEVTLTNFVRDEVLKLSDLPIKLTAHTPCFRSEAGSYGKDTRGMIRQHQFDKVEMVQIVHPDKSYDALDEMVSHAEFILTSLELPYRLLSLCSGDMGFGSAKTFDLEVWLPSQNTYREISSVSNCEAFQARRLKARFKSEDGKNLFVHTLNGSGLAVGRTLVAIIENYQNEDGSITIPKALVSYMGGIEKI; translated from the coding sequence ATGATTGATATTCAAATACTAAGAAATGATATTGGGATTGCTAAAGATAAACTTTTAAGTAGAGGCTTTGATCTTGATGTAGCTACTTTTCAATCATTAGAAAATGTGCGAAAAGAACTTCAAGTGAAGACACAAGATCTTCAAGAAAAACGAAATTCTATATCAAAAGAAATTGGTATTTCTAAGTCTAAAAATGAGAATACTGATTTGCTTATGAAGAGTGTGAATGCAATTTCAGATGATTTAAAAGCGGGCGAATCTGAATTAGCTGAGTTACAAGAAAAGATTAATCAGTTCATGCTTGATATCCCTAATATTCCTCATGAATCTACTCCGATAGGTAAGTCAGAATCCGACAATAAAGTTTTAAAGACAGTCGGCGAGCCTAGAAAATTTACTTTTAAGATTAAAGATCATGTGGATGTAGGTGCTCAACATGGACTTAATTTTGATTTAGGTGCAAAGCTCTCTGGTGCGCGTTTTGTAGTGATTGAAGGTAAGCTTGCAAAATTACATCGGGCTATTACCCAATATATGCTTGATACTCAAACAGATAAACATGGGTATAAGGAATGCTATACGCCTTATTTGGTTAATAGCGATTCATTAATAGGCACAGGACAACTACCTAAATTTGAAGCTGATCTTTTTAGCCTTTCACATAATGAAAGTAAATTATATTTAATACCAACTTCTGAGGTAACGCTTACAAATTTTGTGCGAGATGAGGTCCTAAAACTGTCTGATCTTCCTATTAAATTGACTGCACATACTCCTTGTTTTAGGTCAGAGGCTGGATCTTACGGAAAAGATACGCGCGGTATGATTCGGCAGCATCAATTTGATAAAGTTGAGATGGTTCAGATTGTTCATCCAGACAAAAGTTATGATGCATTAGATGAAATGGTTTCACATGCTGAATTTATACTTACTTCACTAGAGCTTCCATATCGATTATTATCTTTATGCTCAGGCGATATGGGTTTTGGTTCTGCAAAAACCTTCGACTTGGAAGTTTGGCTTCCGTCACAGAATACGTACCGTGAAATTTCATCTGTTTCAAATTGTGAAGCTTTCCAAGCAAGACGATTAAAAGCAAGGTTTAAGAGTGAGGATGGAAAAAATTTATTTGTTCACACATTGAACGGTTCAGGACTTGCTGTTGGGAGAACATTAGTTGCTATTATTGAGAACTATCAGAATGAAGATGGCAGTATTACAATACCTAAAGCATTAGTTTCTTATATGGGTGGCATTGAAAAGATTTAG